The sequence CCCGGAAGATCATCCTCCCCTTCCGCCCTGACCTCGTGGAGAAGTGGGAGATTGTGCCCGGGGATATCGTCGTCGGGAGACCGGCCGGTGCGGGCTGTCCGGTCCAGCACGTCCTCCAGGTCCTCCACGCGAGTCCTGTGAGCGGCCTTCTCACCTGTCTGGTCGTCGGGCCGGAGGCCTCCCGGGCCGGAGGGTTTAAGGATATTGAGGCATACCACATCGTCGGTTTTGAGGGGATTTGCCGGACGGTGCGGCGCGAACCCATATTCGGGATGCGGCAGCGGTTCATGCCCGGCTACTGCATGATGAACCTTGCACATACGGGTGTCGTGAACATGGTGCTCGCACAGTCCTCAGGTCTCCATGTGCGGGTGGAGGATATCAGGTTGTTATGAAGACGATGAGAGAGATCGACGAGAAGATCAGGAATGGTTCGGCGGTCGTCTACA is a genomic window of Methanoculleus bourgensis MS2 containing:
- a CDS encoding (Fe-S)-binding protein; protein product: MAWTPPGKDCGACGSPTCEAFLALVRLGKKDLPDCVFYRTGTASSRFEGEALHSGRDVLGVEYDFILEPLPGEVSARKIILPFRPDLVEKWEIVPGDIVVGRPAGAGCPVQHVLQVLHASPVSGLLTCLVVGPEASRAGGFKDIEAYHIVGFEGICRTVRREPIFGMRQRFMPGYCMMNLAHTGVVNMVLAQSSGLHVRVEDIRLL